The Halostella litorea region GAACCCGCGGGTCGCGCTCTCCGTCCAGAAGGACAAGGGCGGCGACGCGCAGTGGGCCGTGTCACTGCTCGGCACCGCGACGGTCGTGGAGGACGACGCCGCCTTCCACGAGGCCAACCGCCGGATCAACGCGAAGTACGGGGCCGACGAGGACGCGTACGGCGGGAACACGCTAGTCAGGGTCGACGTGGGGTCCGCAACGTACCGCACCTACGACTGAGCGCCGATCGC contains the following coding sequences:
- a CDS encoding pyridoxamine 5'-phosphate oxidase family protein, translated to MTDAVPPEAADLLRSEPLMAHLATSVDDRPHVAPVWYVYDDDVVSLVTSGRKLANVRENPRVALSVQKDKGGDAQWAVSLLGTATVVEDDAAFHEANRRINAKYGADEDAYGGNTLVRVDVGSATYRTYD